A window of Thermococcus sp. LS1 genomic DNA:
GATATCACAAACTTGTTGATGAGCTGGTTGGCTTTAGCTTCACCGCCCTCTACCATAAACACCACCGCGATTATTTATCGCTCGGCCTACTTAACTTTTCCGCCAAGCCTTATAAGGTGAAAAAACTTCAACTCCCTTCGGTGAGAGCCATGATAATCTTCGTGGGACGGTCGAACGTTGGAAAAAGCACGCTCATCTTCCATCTTACCGGAAAGTGGGTCAGGAGGGGCAAGAGGCCAGGAGTTACGAGAAAGCCCGTGGAGGTCAACTGGAGGAATCGGAAGGTCGTCGATATGCCCGGCTTCGGCTTCATGAGCGGTCTGCCGAAGGAAAAGCAGGAGAAGATTAAAGATGAGATAGTGCACTTCATAGAGAACAATGCCGACGAGATAGACCTGGCAATCCTCGTTATAGACGGCAAGAGTGCACTGGAGATCATCGAGCGCTGGGAGAAGCGCGGCGAGATTCCAATAGACGTGGAGTTCTTCCAGTTCCTGCAGGAGCTGAAGATACCGACGATAGTGGCAGTGAACAAGATAGACAAGGTGAAGAATGTCCAGGGGACCATAACGAGGCTCGCCGAGAAGTTTGGAGTTCCGTATAGTGAAATAAACGAGATTTTCGTGCCAATCTCTGCCAAGTTCGGAAAGAACCTCGACGAGCTTAGAAGGTTAATAGAGAAGAAGCTGAGGGAGGGTAGGAAGCCCTC
This region includes:
- the engB gene encoding GTP-binding protein EngB, which encodes MIIFVGRSNVGKSTLIFHLTGKWVRRGKRPGVTRKPVEVNWRNRKVVDMPGFGFMSGLPKEKQEKIKDEIVHFIENNADEIDLAILVIDGKSALEIIERWEKRGEIPIDVEFFQFLQELKIPTIVAVNKIDKVKNVQGTITRLAEKFGVPYSEINEIFVPISAKFGKNLDELRRLIEKKLREGRKPSENLEDDVGDGLLDAVE